CTCCAGGCGGGGGAGATGGGATTTGAGCCTTTCGAGGAAATTGTCATAGTTCTTTTTCTCTGCCTGTGTCCACAGCACTTCCGCCAGCGCAATGGCGCGGGGATACACCATGTATTCCACATGCTCGGCATTCTTCATATATTCCGTCCATACATTTCCCTGGGCGCCGTATATGAATTTGCTTTCTTCCGGGTTCAGCTCTTCAGGTACCGGCTCGTAGGAATATACTTTGCTGACAGGCGTGTAACCACCTATCGCAACAGGCTCATTTTTGCCCTGTGACTGGTAATGATCGAGGTACACATGGCTGCCGGGCGTCATAATCACATCGTGATGCTGTTTGGCCGCGGCAATACCGCCTTCCGTGCCGCGCCAGCTCATCACCGTGGCATTGGGGGCCAGGCCGCCTTCCAGTATCTCGTCCCAGCCGATGATCTGCCGGCCCTTGCCGTTCAGGTATTTCTCTATCCGCTGAATGAAATAACTCTGCAGCGCATGTTCGTCTTTCAAACCGTTTTCCCTGATCCGCTGCTGGCATTTCGGGCATTTTTCCCATCGTGTTTTGGGACTTTCGTCTCCGCCGATGTGGATGTATTTGCCCGGGAACAGCATCATCACTTCATCCAGCACATCCTGCAAAAAAGTAAAGACGGAATCATTGCCTGCGCAGTACACGTCATCATACACGCCCCATTTGGTGCCTACTTCATAAGGCCCGCCGGTGCAGCCAAGATGCGGATATGCCGCCAGCGCCGCCAGCGAATGACCGGGCAGCTCTATCTCCGGGATCACGGTAACGTGCCTTTCCGCCGCATATGCCACCACATCTTTGATCTGCTCCTGGGTGTAGAAACCACCGTAGGGTTTGCCATCGAATTGCTGGTCGTCATAATGCCCTGCCATGGTTTCCTTCCTGCGGGACGCGATCTCCTGCAGCTTCGGATATTTTTTTATCTCGATGCGCCAGCCCTGGTCTTCCGTAAGGTGCCAGTGAAAAGTATTCATTTTATGCATCGCCAGCAGGTCGATATATTTTTTGATAAACTCCACCGGGAAGAAATGCCTGCCAACGTCCAGGTGCAGCCCGCGGTAGGGGAAGCGGGGATGATCGGAGATATTCACGCCGGCTATCCAGTAGGCATTGGCCTTTTGCACGGGCAGCAGCTGCAGCAGCGTTTGCATGCCGTAGAACGTGCCGGCATTGCCGTCACCGAGAATGGAAATGCGGTCATGCTCTACTTTCAACGCGTAGCCTTCCGCCATTCCACGTTGTTCGTCGGGATTGGCAATGCTCCGGAGAACGATCACGTTATGCGTACCGCTGTCCGCTATTTTCAGCTCGTAGCCGCTCAGCCGGGAGAACCAGGCATTGAATAACGCGGCCGTTTGCTTGTTTGCTTCGGACGCCGCTACCAGTACAGTCTGCTTGTCCACCAGAAAGGAATCTGCTGTTTCCTGCAGTCTTACAGGCAGGGGAATGATGCTCACCTTTGCTTTGGGGGCCGTGGAGGCCGGGCCGCTTTCCGAGCAGGCCGCAAAGCCCAGCACAGCGCAACCCGCCATTATTCCGAATAATCTTTTTATGGTCATGTACTTGTTATTAGCTACCGGAAAATACTACTCTATAATGATTTCATCCGCAAAAATATGACCGGCTTCGCCTTTGCCGGGATGCCAGTCGGGGATCGTGCCATGGTTCAATGCCACTACTTTTACGTAACGGGTGGTGACGTTCACCGGTAATGTCAGTGTCTGGATGAAGCTGCCGTATTCCCTGTCCGGGAACGTATTCTTCACCACGCCGAGAGAGCGGAAATGCTGCCCGTCATCAGAAACAAGGAACTCTACCTGCGTGGGATACCATATCCAGCTTTCGAGGTCCTGCAGCACACCGAGACCGAGCTTTTTCAACGGGCGCGGGGCTTTCAGGTCTACCACCGCTTCCAGGTTGCCGGGGTAATGGCTCTGCCAGGCGCCCAGTCTGAAATCCTCTTTCCCCCGGATGCCGTCTATCAGCGCATCGGGACCGCCCGCATCGTACGATGGATGGATCTTTGACAATACCTGTATGGTCTTGTCCACCGGAATGCGGTAAAAGGGTGTGGATACGACCTGGCTGTAACGGCCGTCCTTGTACGCTACGACTTTGAGCATAGCCGTTTCCGTTATTTCCACCGGTTTTGTGTAGCGGGATGAACGGTTGTCAGGCTCCGAACCGTCCAGCGTATAATAGATGGCCGCGCCGGGCAATGTTTCTTTCAGCGTTGCAAGAATGGGGGTTTTGAACCGGTCTGCCTCCGCTATGACGTAAGGCACAGGCACGATCTGTGTACCGCGGATGCTGCTTTGCGGCCGGTCTGCCGGCTTCGAGGCCCGGTTTTTATTGGGCTGTCCACCCATCGTAAATGTCATCGCCCCGCCTTTCATTATCGTGGCATGATCGATCCATGACTTTGCGAGCGGTTGGCCGTTCACCTGCACGGATTGCACATAGTAGTTCGCTGCCGTCCGGTTTTTGGCATTGATGGTAAATTGGCGGCCGTTTTCCAGGTGAATGATCACCTGGTCGAACAGCGGGGTGCCGAGGGCATAGTAGCCGCTGCCGGGCGTTACGGGATAGATGCCCATGGCGCTCATCACGAACCAGGCGCTCATCTGCCCGCAATCCTCATTCCCGCTGAGGCCGTCCGGGGCATTGTGGTATAGTGTGGTCATCACCTGGTGGATCAGTTCCTGCGTCCTCCAGGGTTGACCGATGTAATTGAAGAGGTAGGCGATGTGATGGCTTGGTTCGTTGCCGTGCGCATACTGCCCGATCAGTCCGGTGATGTCCGACTGGTGTTTCCCGGAAAGCTTTTCCTCTGTGGTGAACAGTGCGTTCAGCTTCTTCGAGAATTGCTCCGGGCCGCCGTGGAGCGCGATCAGGCCGCTCACGTCCTGCGGCACGGCAAAGCTGCACTGCCAGGAATTGGCTTCCGTAAAGAAGCCGTTCACTTCGGAGGGATCGAAAGGACTCATCCATCTTCCGCCGATCTTGCCGCGCATGAAACCGGTGGAATCATCGAAAATGTTCTTGTAGGATTGCGCCCGTAGCATATAACGGGCATGGGTAGCCTTGTCCCCCAGCCAAAGCGCCATTTGCGCAATGCACCAGTCGTCATACGCATATTCCAGCGTGCGGGAAACGGATTCGGGTTGTGTTTCGAGGCTGAGATATCCCTGGCGGATATAATCGGGAATGCCGAAGCGGTCGCTTTCCGCATAGCTGCGCATAGCTTCCAGCGCGTACCGGGCGTCGTATCCGCGGATGCCCTTTTGCCAGGCGTCCGCGATCACCGGTACGGAATGGTATCCGATCATGCAGAAGGTTTCATTGGCGCTCAGTTCCCATACGGGCAGCATGCCGCCGTATTTGTATTGTACGAGGAATGTGTTGATCCAGTCGTTCGTTTTTTGCTGGTTGATGATGGTCATCAGCGGATGCAGGGCGCGGTGCGTGTCCCAAAGGGAGAACACGCTGTGATTGTCGAAACCTTCCGCCCGGTGTATCTGCTGATCGGTGCCGCGGTACTGCCCGTCCACATCCATATAGAGATTGGGATTGAGGCAGGCATGATACAATGCGCTGTAGAAGATCGTCTGCTGGTCCGGTGTGCCGCCTTTGACCTCGATCTTGCCGAGTTCTTTGTTCCAGGCGGCTTTTGCATCGGCAAGCGTTTGTTCAAACCGGAAGCCGGGCATTTCCGCATCAAGGTTCTTCATCGCGCCTTCTTCGCCTACACCGGAAATGGCCACTTTTACCATAACGGGACCTTTGATGTCAAAGGTGAAATATGCTTTGATGTTCCGGCCTTCCGCCTGATGCAGCGCACCTTTCGTGGTGTCTCCCAGTGCAACGGCATGGGACTTGAAAGGCTGCGAGAACTTCATCGCGAAATACAGCACCTGGTCCTTTGCCCAGGAGTTGGACCGGCGCATGCCGATGACTGTGCTGTCGTTCAGCACTTTCAGGCTGGAGTTGATCACAATGTCCCGGTGATACAGGTCCAGCAGGATATGCCCTTCCCTTGCGGAAGCGGGGAATTCGTATTGATGCAGCCCCGCTCTTTTGGTCGTGGTGAGCGAAGCGGTGATATCGTATTTGTCGAGCTTCACGCTGTAGAACCCTGGTGAGGCCTTTTCATTTTTGTGCGAAAAGGGGGAGGCATACTCCTCATTGTGCCAGGATGGTTTGCCGGTGACGGGCATAAGCAGGATGTCGCAGTAATCTTCAATGCCGGTGCCGCTCAGGTGTGTGTGGGAGAAACCATAGAGGATGGAATCCGTGTAGTGATATCCGGAGCAGCCGTCCCATCCTTTCAGTCTTGTATCCGGACCAAGCTGCACCATGCCGAAGGGCATGCTTGGGCCGGGGTAGGTGTGGCCGTGGCCGCCTGTTCCGATAAAGGGATTTACTTTCTGCGTGTAGTCTGTTTGCTGCGCCTGTGCAGCAGTGGCTAGCCCGAGGGCCGCCGCAACCAACCATTTTTTCATGTCACTGTTTTGTTTAGTCTCCCGGCAGATATGTCGCCGGAAGGCTAAAATAAGTAAAATGTCAGGGCTAAAACGTTTTAGTGCGCTAAAAATTTGATAAATCGATTGCAGCAAAAAGCCTCCCGTGAGGGGAGGCAAAAGCGTATCAGGTATAGTGAAAATGCTATCTGGGTGGAGCGTTATTCAGCAAGCTTCGGAAAAACGTTTACTCCGTGCGAAAAAATGCTACCTGTATATTGGGTTATTCAGCAAGCTGCAGAAAACGTTTATTCCGCGCGATAAAATGCTAACTGTCTGTCGGGTTAATCAGCAAGCTTCAGAAAAACGTTTACTCCGTGCGAAAAAATGCTAACTGTATGCCGGGTTACTTCAGCAGCAGTTCACAGATCACCGGCCGGTGGTCAGATGCTACTGTTTCCTGCAGCACCAGGGAGTTGACCATGCTCCACCGTGATTTCGGGTACAACATGATATAATCCAGTTTGTGCGTAGGCGTGTCTGAGGGCCAGGTAGCGCCCAGTTGTTCGCTGGCGTCCGCAAATAAGCTTTTCAATGTGTTGATCTCTTTGGAAGCAGGCTCCGCATTCAGGTCTCCCGCAAGGATCAGCGGCATGCTGTCCCGCGAGAAGTGTTTCAGGAGCTGGCTGGTTTGCGCTATACGGTCAGCCGGATCTTCCTGGTGATCAAGGTGCGTGCTGGCAAACCGGAGCAGACTGTCCCCCGGAAGTTTGACCCTTACCACAGCGGCGCAGCGCGGTTCCCCTTTCTCGCTTTTGGCCGGCAGGGGAATGGTGTACATTTGCTCAATCGGATAACGGGAAAGGATGCCATTGCCATATGAACCGCCGTCATGGCTCATAGCTTTTCCGAAATAGACGTACATGCCGGTTTGCGCCGCCAGCTCCTTTAGCAGGTTGGACTTTTTGACGCGGTTGGTACAGCTGTCCACCTCCTGCAGGGCAACAAGATCAGGATTGGTGGCGAGGATCACGGTGGCAATGCCGGAAATGTCCTGCTCCCCCCTGGTATTCTCCCCGTGGTGGATATTGTAGCTGAGCACTTTGATGACCTGACCCTGTATCTGCGCCAATGCGAAGCCAGGGAGCAGGACCATCATCATAAAGATTATGGGTCGCTGCATACGAATGTGTTAAGATGTCCGGATGATATATATGAATATACTCTTTAGTTCCATCTAATCGATACAACTTTCATGCCTTTCCCATGCCGCATCATCAGCATCCTGCATTTGTCGTTCTGCAATGTAAAAGAAGGAAGTTATTCCTCAAGCCGCCACCAATTTAAAATTTATTTAATGTATATACAAATGCGAAGCGAGGATTTAACATTGGGATGGGAGGGTTAGGATTCTGCTTTAAGGAGTTATGAGATTAAATTTTAATACAGATTTTTTCCACATTGACAGGGAGCGGCGCTCATGTGCTGGTGGTCATTCCTTTTTGTGCGGATGCGCTTTATCACGCGTACCGGCACCGGCAGTGTTTATGCATTTAATACCGCCTCTGCTTCCTGCCGGATGCGCTTCACCTGCTCCGCCTGCGTAACGGCGATGCCGTACTCCGGCACGCCGGGAATCCCGCCCATGCTTACATGGGGATTGCGGTAAACCATGCGGCTGTCGATATACGCTTTCGCCGTGGTGTGGAATTCGGTAGCTCCGGATGTTCTCACCAGTTCCGCGATGTTGTGCTCCCTGACACCGGAGCCGGCCATGATGCTGATGCGGCCGGCGGCTTTGTTCACCAGTTGCGCGATGAGCGCAGCGCCTTCCGGCGCGGTATTCCGCTGGCCTGAAGTAAGGATGCGTTCGCAACCGGTGCTGATAATATCTTCCAGCGCTTCGAAAGGATCATCCGTCATATCGAATGCACGGTGAAAAGTAACGCCCATCGGCCAGGCCAGTTCTACTAGTTCGCGGGTGCGTTCTTTGTCTACCTTCCCTGCCGGGGTCAGCAGGCCAATCACTACACCGTCACATCCTGCCTGTTTGCATAGCTGGATGTCTTTTTTCATGATGCTGAATTCTGTCTCGTCATACAAAAAGTCACCGCCGCGGGGGCGAATGATCGGGTATAACGCGATGCTCACTTTTTCCCTGGCGGTCAATATCGTTGCGTAGCCGGGTGTGGTACCGCCTTCCAGCAGGTTGTCGCATAATTCTATCCTGTCCGCCCCGCCTTCCTGTGCAGCGGTGCAGGAGGCTACGGAGGCCGCGCATATTTCCAGTGTGATCTTTTTCATGATCTGTAAAAGTACGCCAACGGGGGCAGGTATAAAAATAACAGGAGGATGCTCCCGGAACGGAACATCCTCCTGTTGTCAAACGTTCTACTTATTTCGAAAAATGGAATTTCCCTTTGATGATCTCTTCTTTTTCCGCATTCTTCAGCGCATAGCTGAAGCCGGGCTGCAGGCAGAAAGCGCCATGCTCGCCTTTTTTGTTCAGGGCAAGGAAGCCGATCTGTATCTCCCTGGCTTTTTCCGGTTTTTTCTTCACGATGCGCAGCACGGCTTCCCGGCAGGCAGCCTCGGGAGAGAATCCCTGCCGCATCAGTTCCACTACGAGGAAGCTGCCCACCACGCGGATCACTTCTTCTCCCACGCCGGTAGCGGTGGCGGCGCCTACTTCGTTATCCACGTAAAGCCCCGCGCCGATGATGGGGGAGTCTCCCACGCGGCCATGCAGTTTATAGGCCATACCGCTGGTGGTGCATGCGCCGGACAGGTTGCCTTCGGCATCCATTGCGATCATCCCGATCGTATCGTGGTTGTACACATTGCCGGGAAGCTGCAGCGGATGGAATGCTGATGTGCCTTTACCTTCGTAAGATTGATTTTCTATATTGATGACGGGTTTGTATTCCGCTTTTTTCAGCCATTCTTTCCAGGCTTTTTCGGATTCGGGCGTGAGCAGGTTTTCTTTTTTGAAACCGTTCTCCAGTGCGAATTGCAGGGCGCCGTCGCCTACGAGCATCACATGCGGCGTTTTTTCCATCACCTTGCGCGCAACGGAGATGGGATGAATGATGTGCTCCAGTGCGGCAACAGAACCGCAGTTGCCAAATTCATCCATGATACAGGCGTCCAGCGTAACGCGGCCATCCCGGTCCGGCGCGCCGCCAATGCCTACCGTGGTATTTTTGATATCCGATTCCGGTACATGTACGCCGGCTTCCACGGCATCCAGTGCCCGGCCGCCCTTTTGCAGTATTTCCCATGCGGCTTTGTTGGCAGCAACACCGAAGTCCCAGGTGGAGACCACAACGGGTTTACCTTTTACGATATGTTTCCTGCGTTTGCGGGATTGGGCGAGAGCCGAAGGGCCTTCCAGGGAAAGCACGGCAGCGCTGAGGGCGGCGGTCTTGAAAAAATGTCTTCTACTGCTCATTGTTCACACGTTTGAAGATTAAATATACGAGGATGTGTCAATACTAAGAACGGCCTGGCGCCATGAGAAAAGGGTGTATCACAAACCGGATACACCCCGTGGCTATTATATTCGTTAAATGCTGCCGTGGCAGCGGTGCTTTTTTGTTAGTCTTTCATTTCCCATGCCATAGCGCTGGCGCCCAGGATGGCGGCATCGCTTTCGCGCAGTTCGGAGAACACGAGCTTCACCTTGTTCTGGAAGATGGGCAGCAGGTTCTTTTCCATATGATGGCGCACAGGGCGCATGATCAGGTCTCCTGCCTGTGTGAGGCCGCCGAAGAGCACAATGGCTTCCGGGCTGGAGAACATCACGAAATTGGCGAGGGCTTCTCCCAACACTTTTCCGGTGAACTCATAGATCTCTATCGCCAGCTTGTCGCCTTTAATGGCTGCTTCATAGATCACTTTAGACGTGAGCTCTTCCGTTTTGTAGTTGCGGAGGAGGCTTGGTTCATCCGGGCGGCTTTCCAGCAGCTCCAGGGCGGTATTCGTTACGCCCGTAGCGGAGGCATAAGCTTCCAGGGAGCCGTGCATGCCGGTGCCGGTATGCAGCCGTCCACCGGGGATCACAATGATATGCCCCAGTTCGCCTGCGAAGCCATCATGACCGTAGATCATCTGGCCGTTCGCCACGATACCGCTGCCTACGCCGGTGCCGAGGGTGATGGTGATAAAGTCCTTCATGCCGCGGGCGGAGCCATAGGTCATTTCCCCCAGCGCCGCCGCATTGGCGTCGTTGGTGAGCACGGCCGGCACCCCGAACAGGTCCTGCAGCATCCTGGCCAGCGGAATGACCCCTCTCCAGCGCAGATTCGGCGCATATTCAATATTGCCGGTGTAGTAATTACCGTTGGGCGCACCCACACCTATACCTCTGATATGTTCAATGCCGCCTACCTGGTCTATCAGCTTGGATAAACGCTCGTGCAGTTCGGCCAGGAACATCGTAACTTCTTCGTGAGCTTTGGTTGACATCCTGTCCTGACACAAAATCGTACCGCGGCGGTCTACAACGCCAAATTTTGTATTAGTTCCTCCAATATCAATGCCCACCGCTAATTGCTGACTCATAGTCTATTCCTTGGGATTTTAAAATTGATTTAACGCGAAACGCAAAAAATGCTAAGTATGCAAAACAGATCACCGGCACAACATAAGACATGTGAATGCCTATCGCCGGCATGTCCGCCAGGCCTCCCTGTACCGGGGGGATCAGTGCGCCGCCCAGGATCATCATGATCAGGAAGGATGAACCCTGGCCGGTATATTTACCCAGGCCTGCGATGGACAATGCGAAAATGCAGGGCCACATCACGGAACAGAAAAGGCCGCCGCTGATGAACGCAAAAGTAGCGACTTCACCCTCGGTAAACAAGCCGATGACCATTGCCGCAACACCCATGATACCAAAGGTCATCAGCGTTTTGGCCGGTTTCTCCTGTCCGTAGAAGAAGCCGAGTATCTGCACCACGATGCAGATGGCGAAAGGATAGAGTTTGGTGATATCATTTCCTTTCAGGGCATTTACGCCCAGGATCACGCCGTAAGCGATAAAAGGCACCACCACGGACAAAACCTGGCGGGCTGCTTTGGAGATGTTGAATACGGTGATGGCGCCCGTCCACCGGCCGATCATCAGGCCGCCCCAGAAGATGGCGACATAGGGATCGAGCTCGGATTCTTTCAGGCCTTCCAGTGTGAGGAAGCCCGGTGTCTTGAGCAATTCGCCCATATTGCTGGCTACGCTCACTTCCACGCCCACATATACAAAGATGGCGATCATGCCCATGATCAGCTGCGGATATTTCATCGCGCCCCATCCGTCGCCCTGTTTGCGGGCGGAAGACTGGGAATAGAAAAGGATAAAGAGTATCCCGATGATGCCGGCGATAAAAAACGGCATCGGCTTGTCCAGTATGATACCGATGAGGATCAGGATGAACATCAGCGAAATGCCCACCAGTGAGCGGGTAGCGCGGGAGGAGGATTCGAAATGCTCGTCTTCCGTGCCCTTGGGCATTTTAGTGACCGCAAAGATCCCTGCCGCAATGAGGAACAGTACGATCAGCAGGATATACAGGGTGTTGATCTTGCTGATGTCCGTATCTGCCGCGGCGCCGGATTCCGCAGCGCTGCCGAAAAGCAGCATGCTCACGATCAGCGGCCCGATGGTGGTGCCGAAGGAGTTGACGCCTCCCGCAAGGTTCAGGCGGTGCGAGCCGGTGGCAGGGTCGCCCAGCAAAATGGCAAAAGGATTGGCCGCCGTTTGCTGCAGCGAAAAACCAAGCGCCACAATAAAGAATGCGCCCAGGATCAGGTAGAATGCGGAAGTCTTGTCCGCCATGCCCTCTCCCAGGTTCACCGCGCCGATCAGCGCAATTGCGCCGACAACGGAGATCAGCAAGCCGTAGATGATCCCTTTCTTGAACCCTATCTTGTTCAGGATGTCCACTCCCCGTATAGCAGAAAGCAGGTATAAGACAAGTGCCCCGATAAAGTAAGCGCCATAGAACGCAAAGTCGATCAATTGCGATTGTATCTGGTTCAACTCGAAATGCGCTTTGCAAAATGGGATGAAAATACTGTTAGACGCTGCAACAAATCCCCAGAAGAAAAATACCAGTATCAGTACAAAAAACGTGGGATGTGTGCCTTGCTTGTTCTGCTGCGACATAAACGTGAATTTGTTGAAAATTGGCTCTAAATGTATAAATATTTTTTTGACAAAAGATTAAAAAGTCGAATAAATATCGTATTTTCTTAAATTGCTCAAACGTTTTAGCTAATATATTTATGAAATTAGCAAATTGTTCTTTATGTTCGTGGCAATCTTTATTCTTTATTTAATCAACCTACCATCTGATGAATGATAAGTCCGCTACAGTTGCCGCTCCGCGCGGTAACTACAATCAGGCAATGGCCATCATTGCCACGCTATTCTTTATTTTTGGTTTCGTTACCTGGCTCAATTCCGTACTGATCCCGTTCCTCAAGCAAGCCTGCGAGCTCAGCGACTCCGCTGCGTACCTGGTGGCTACCGCTTTCTACATTTCCTATTTTGTGATGGCTTATCCTTCTTCCTATATACTCCGGAAGATAGGCTTTCCAAAGGGAATGTCGCTCGGTTTGCTAACGATCGCGGTAGGTTCGCTGATATTTATCCCGGCTGCGCAGATGCGTTCTTACCCGATTTTCCTGGCAGGCCTTTTCGTTCAGGGTACCGGCCTGGCGCTGCTGCAAACTGCTTCCAATCCCTATGTGACGATCATCGGGCCCATTGAAAGCGCGGCCAAACGTATCAGTATCATGGGCATCTGCAACAAGATCGCAGGCATGATCGGCATCCTGGTGCTGGTAGAGCTCCTGTTCAGCGATACGCTGCAGATCTCCGAAAAGATCGATTCCCTCGCCGGCGCAGCCAGAGAAGCGGAACTCGACCTGCTGGCCAGCCGCCTCATCATGCCCTATGCCGTCATGGCTGGTGTGTTGATATTGCTGGCCGTCTTCGTGCGCAAGGCCCATCTCCCCGAGATCAACCAGGAAGAGGATGATCTGCCCAAGCTCGATATTGAAAATGACAAGCCGGCCGCCCCGCTGGAGCCCGGTGTGGATGTATATGGCCGTACTTCCGTTTTCCAGATCCCGTACCTTCTGCTCGGCGCCTTCTGCATCTTTATTTATGTGGGGGTGGAAGTGCTGGCCATCGATACCCTGGCGTTGTACGGCGAATATAACGGCCTCGCGAAAGACGTGGCCGGAAAGCTGAGCATCTTTTGCCTGGTGGCCTTTACGATCGGTTATATCATCGGTGTAGCAGCCGTGCCTAAATATATCTCGCAGAAAAAAGCGCTGATCGCCTGCGCTGTTCTCGGGGTGGTATTCACCATCGGCGCGTTGCTGACAACGGGCATGACCTCCATCGTCTTCATCATCCTCATGAGCTTTGCGCATTCCCTGATGTGGCCTGGCATCTGGCCGCTGGCGATCAACAAGCTCGGCCCCTTCACCAAGCAGGGCTCCGCATTGATGGTCATGGGTATTGCCGGTGGCGCCATCCTGCCGCCGGTGTACGGCCTGATCGTGGAAGCGATGGACAATAACCGCCAGCTGCCTTATGCGATCATGATCCCCTGCTACCTTTATATCCTTTATTTCGCTTACGCCGGTCACAAGAAGGGCTTACCTGCCTGATCCGGTCATACCGCTATACAAACGGGCATTTCTCTTTCCGGAGAATGCCCGTTTGTTTTATACTGATACTATTTTAACGAAACCATTTGCCGCAACACAACTCAAGGAGAACTCAAGGAGAGCGCATGGAGAAGAGGGGTAATATCCTGTCAGCAGAAATTTTTTCCGGGATTTTTGCCTTGCCGGTATGTTTTTATACTTTTAGGTGTAAAAAATACGCTTTAATGATTGCGCAAGTAAAGGATAAATTCCACCAGTTATTCGAAAAAGACCCGGTTATTGTCACCTCTCCCGGCAGGATCAATCTCATTGGCGAGCATACGGATTATAATGAAGGCTTCGTTTTGCCCGCCGCCATCGATAAAAAGATCATCTATGCCATTGCATTGAATGGTACGGACACCTGTAATGTTTATGCCTTGTTCAACAACGAGCAGCGGTCCTTTTCCCTGAAGGATATAAAACCCGGCGAAGGCTGGATCAACTACCTGATGGGCGTGGTGTACCAGCTGCAGCAGCGGGGATTCGAAATGAAGGGTTTTGATTGTGTGGTCAGCGGCGATATTCCCATCGGCGCGGGCATGAGCAGCTCCGCTGCCGTGGAAGGCGGCCTGGTGGTGGCGCTGGACCATTTGCTGGGCCTGGGCCTGGGGCGCATGGAAATGGCCAGGATAGGCCAGCTGGCGGAACATACTTTCCCCGGTGTAAAATGCGGGATCATGGACCAGTTCGCCAATCTGCACGGCCGGAAAGACCAGGTGATGCTGCTGGATTGCCGCAGCCTGGAATTTCAGTATTTCCCCTTCGAATTTTCCGCAGCATACAAGATCGTGCTGTGCAATTCCATGGTGCATCATTCCCTGGCCTCTTCCGAGTATAATGTGCGCCGCGCC
This genomic stretch from Chitinophaga sp. XS-30 harbors:
- a CDS encoding family 20 glycosylhydrolase, which codes for MTIKRLFGIMAGCAVLGFAACSESGPASTAPKAKVSIIPLPVRLQETADSFLVDKQTVLVAASEANKQTAALFNAWFSRLSGYELKIADSGTHNVIVLRSIANPDEQRGMAEGYALKVEHDRISILGDGNAGTFYGMQTLLQLLPVQKANAYWIAGVNISDHPRFPYRGLHLDVGRHFFPVEFIKKYIDLLAMHKMNTFHWHLTEDQGWRIEIKKYPKLQEIASRRKETMAGHYDDQQFDGKPYGGFYTQEQIKDVVAYAAERHVTVIPEIELPGHSLAALAAYPHLGCTGGPYEVGTKWGVYDDVYCAGNDSVFTFLQDVLDEVMMLFPGKYIHIGGDESPKTRWEKCPKCQQRIRENGLKDEHALQSYFIQRIEKYLNGKGRQIIGWDEILEGGLAPNATVMSWRGTEGGIAAAKQHHDVIMTPGSHVYLDHYQSQGKNEPVAIGGYTPVSKVYSYEPVPEELNPEESKFIYGAQGNVWTEYMKNAEHVEYMVYPRAIALAEVLWTQAEKKNYDNFLERLKSHLPRLELKNVNYAKHVFEVRGQVESDGQGGVQVTLDSKLDGGKIYYTTDSAAPTAQSTPYTAPVKVERSGVIRAAVFQGDRMYGNEFRQAFQFHKAVGKPVTLAAPPHQNYDPGSPFALVNGIRGALEFNDNQWSGYNGSNFEAVVDLGDSTAISSISIGLLQAKDKWIYAPREISFLVSDDGKTFKNVFKLTGLDESNTSGLIQKTAVLENTKARYVKFVALNAGKIPKGKPGEGSPAWLFVDELIVN
- a CDS encoding GH92 family glycosyl hydrolase; protein product: MKKWLVAAALGLATAAQAQQTDYTQKVNPFIGTGGHGHTYPGPSMPFGMVQLGPDTRLKGWDGCSGYHYTDSILYGFSHTHLSGTGIEDYCDILLMPVTGKPSWHNEEYASPFSHKNEKASPGFYSVKLDKYDITASLTTTKRAGLHQYEFPASAREGHILLDLYHRDIVINSSLKVLNDSTVIGMRRSNSWAKDQVLYFAMKFSQPFKSHAVALGDTTKGALHQAEGRNIKAYFTFDIKGPVMVKVAISGVGEEGAMKNLDAEMPGFRFEQTLADAKAAWNKELGKIEVKGGTPDQQTIFYSALYHACLNPNLYMDVDGQYRGTDQQIHRAEGFDNHSVFSLWDTHRALHPLMTIINQQKTNDWINTFLVQYKYGGMLPVWELSANETFCMIGYHSVPVIADAWQKGIRGYDARYALEAMRSYAESDRFGIPDYIRQGYLSLETQPESVSRTLEYAYDDWCIAQMALWLGDKATHARYMLRAQSYKNIFDDSTGFMRGKIGGRWMSPFDPSEVNGFFTEANSWQCSFAVPQDVSGLIALHGGPEQFSKKLNALFTTEEKLSGKHQSDITGLIGQYAHGNEPSHHIAYLFNYIGQPWRTQELIHQVMTTLYHNAPDGLSGNEDCGQMSAWFVMSAMGIYPVTPGSGYYALGTPLFDQVIIHLENGRQFTINAKNRTAANYYVQSVQVNGQPLAKSWIDHATIMKGGAMTFTMGGQPNKNRASKPADRPQSSIRGTQIVPVPYVIAEADRFKTPILATLKETLPGAAIYYTLDGSEPDNRSSRYTKPVEITETAMLKVVAYKDGRYSQVVSTPFYRIPVDKTIQVLSKIHPSYDAGGPDALIDGIRGKEDFRLGAWQSHYPGNLEAVVDLKAPRPLKKLGLGVLQDLESWIWYPTQVEFLVSDDGQHFRSLGVVKNTFPDREYGSFIQTLTLPVNVTTRYVKVVALNHGTIPDWHPGKGEAGHIFADEIIIE
- a CDS encoding endonuclease/exonuclease/phosphatase family protein; translation: MQRPIIFMMMVLLPGFALAQIQGQVIKVLSYNIHHGENTRGEQDISGIATVILATNPDLVALQEVDSCTNRVKKSNLLKELAAQTGMYVYFGKAMSHDGGSYGNGILSRYPIEQMYTIPLPAKSEKGEPRCAAVVRVKLPGDSLLRFASTHLDHQEDPADRIAQTSQLLKHFSRDSMPLILAGDLNAEPASKEINTLKSLFADASEQLGATWPSDTPTHKLDYIMLYPKSRWSMVNSLVLQETVASDHRPVICELLLK
- a CDS encoding copper homeostasis protein CutC, translating into MKKITLEICAASVASCTAAQEGGADRIELCDNLLEGGTTPGYATILTAREKVSIALYPIIRPRGGDFLYDETEFSIMKKDIQLCKQAGCDGVVIGLLTPAGKVDKERTRELVELAWPMGVTFHRAFDMTDDPFEALEDIISTGCERILTSGQRNTAPEGAALIAQLVNKAAGRISIMAGSGVREHNIAELVRTSGATEFHTTAKAYIDSRMVYRNPHVSMGGIPGVPEYGIAVTQAEQVKRIRQEAEAVLNA
- a CDS encoding N(4)-(beta-N-acetylglucosaminyl)-L-asparaginase; translated protein: MSSRRHFFKTAALSAAVLSLEGPSALAQSRKRRKHIVKGKPVVVSTWDFGVAANKAAWEILQKGGRALDAVEAGVHVPESDIKNTTVGIGGAPDRDGRVTLDACIMDEFGNCGSVAALEHIIHPISVARKVMEKTPHVMLVGDGALQFALENGFKKENLLTPESEKAWKEWLKKAEYKPVINIENQSYEGKGTSAFHPLQLPGNVYNHDTIGMIAMDAEGNLSGACTTSGMAYKLHGRVGDSPIIGAGLYVDNEVGAATATGVGEEVIRVVGSFLVVELMRQGFSPEAACREAVLRIVKKKPEKAREIQIGFLALNKKGEHGAFCLQPGFSYALKNAEKEEIIKGKFHFSK